From Helicoverpa armigera isolate CAAS_96S chromosome 19, ASM3070526v1, whole genome shotgun sequence, one genomic window encodes:
- the LOC110376701 gene encoding small integral membrane protein 20, with protein sequence MAFFRGWRYVAFVSGFVGFLGLALYPIAIAPMIDPSEYRKIQKEARKNIRQEDIQPGNMKIWTDPFGRKKPESD encoded by the exons ATGGCATTTTTCCGAGGGTGGCGCTATGTTGCCTTTGTTTCTGGTTTTGTAGGTTTCCTAGGACTTGCACTTTATCCTATTGCGATAGCCCCTATGATTGACCCTTCGGAATACA gaaagATTCAAAAGGAGGCACGGAAAAATATTAGGCAGGAAGACATTCAACCTGGCA ATATGAAGATTTGGACAGATCCATTTGGACGTAAGAAGCCGGAGAGTGATTAA